A single genomic interval of Salinarchaeum sp. IM2453 harbors:
- a CDS encoding GNAT family N-acetyltransferase — translation MDWLGVAYSATTDLLRFWQRNGYQTIHFGTKRNEKSGKYSVIMLQPLTAVGRELFNRTSRRLSSRIRHVIADALSEADAGIIQAVLSSIEYETLEVPPMTEWEWNVVVSVAYGPGNMDVAPRPFSILTLRYFADPSTDTSELTTQQQQLLVMRALQYRSWEEAAAKLEYHSASECRRAIGDACKPLIKQYSQEKVDELVDRFDNN, via the coding sequence ATTGACTGGCTTGGTGTTGCATATAGTGCTACAACAGACCTACTGAGATTCTGGCAAAGGAACGGGTATCAAACAATACATTTTGGGACAAAAAGGAACGAGAAAAGCGGTAAGTACTCTGTGATCATGCTACAACCGCTAACAGCAGTCGGCAGAGAGTTGTTTAATCGAACATCAAGACGGCTGTCATCACGAATTCGGCATGTTATTGCAGATGCACTCAGTGAGGCGGACGCAGGGATTATTCAAGCCGTGCTGAGTAGTATTGAGTATGAAACACTGGAAGTACCGCCAATGACAGAGTGGGAGTGGAATGTCGTCGTCAGTGTAGCCTATGGCCCTGGCAACATGGACGTCGCCCCTCGTCCGTTTAGTATTCTCACACTGCGATATTTTGCGGATCCCAGTACAGATACTAGTGAGCTCACAACACAGCAACAACAGTTGCTTGTAATGCGAGCGTTACAGTATCGAAGTTGGGAAGAAGCTGCTGCCAAGTTGGAATACCATTCAGCAAGCGAGTGCCGGCGTGCTATTGGAGATGCCTGTAAGCCGCTGATCAAGCAATACAGTCAAGAGAAGGTTGATGAGTTGGTGGATCGATTTGATAATAACTGA